A single Bosea sp. PAMC 26642 DNA region contains:
- a CDS encoding enoyl-CoA hydratase/isomerase family protein — protein MPTEAEIICEVRGAAGVVILDRPKALNALSLGMVRELAKALDAWEHDPQVTRVVVLSTSEKAFCAGGDIRALHDLGREGRHDEMLDFWREEYILNARIQSYPKPYLSLIDGIVMGGGVGISLHGSHRVVGERYLFAMPEVGIGFFPDVGATYALPRLPGATGTYLALTGDRVGAADALAIGLATHAVPSARMAELTDALTGRGALDDILAGFVADPGPVRLGSERATIAACFGAADLAAVRSALASAAAGGNAFAAKAQQTLAAKSPTSIAIAFEQMRRGTGLDFTEAMRTEFRIVSRIAHGHEFYEGVRAVVIDKDNAPRWRPATLDDVDPAAIEAYFAPLGASELVLEA, from the coding sequence ATGCCGACCGAGGCCGAGATCATCTGCGAGGTGCGCGGCGCGGCCGGGGTCGTCATTCTCGATCGCCCGAAGGCGCTGAATGCGCTCAGCCTCGGCATGGTCCGCGAGTTGGCAAAGGCGCTCGATGCCTGGGAACACGATCCGCAGGTCACGCGCGTCGTCGTCCTCAGCACCAGCGAGAAGGCGTTCTGCGCCGGCGGCGACATCCGCGCCCTGCACGATCTCGGCCGCGAGGGGCGCCATGACGAGATGCTGGACTTCTGGCGCGAGGAATACATCCTCAACGCCCGCATTCAGAGCTATCCTAAGCCCTATCTCTCGCTGATCGACGGCATCGTCATGGGCGGCGGCGTCGGCATCTCGCTGCATGGCAGCCACCGCGTCGTCGGCGAGCGCTACCTCTTCGCCATGCCCGAGGTCGGCATCGGCTTCTTCCCCGATGTCGGCGCGACCTACGCTCTCCCGCGCCTGCCCGGCGCAACCGGCACCTATCTGGCACTGACGGGCGACCGCGTCGGCGCTGCTGACGCCCTGGCGATCGGGCTTGCCACCCACGCCGTGCCGAGCGCCCGCATGGCCGAGCTCACCGACGCGCTGACCGGGCGCGGTGCGCTCGACGACATCCTTGCCGGCTTCGTCGCCGATCCGGGCCCCGTGAGGCTCGGGTCCGAGCGTGCGACGATCGCGGCCTGTTTCGGCGCGGCCGACCTTGCAGCCGTCCGCTCGGCGCTCGCGTCGGCCGCTGCCGGGGGCAATGCCTTTGCCGCGAAGGCGCAGCAGACGCTCGCCGCGAAATCCCCGACCAGCATCGCCATCGCCTTCGAGCAGATGCGGCGCGGCACTGGCCTTGATTTCACTGAGGCGATGCGCACCGAGTTCCGCATCGTCTCGCGCATCGCGCACGGTCACGAGTTCTACGAGGGCGTCCGGGCCGTCGTGATCGACAAGGACAACGCGCCGCGCTGGCGGCCGGCCACGCTGGACGACGTCGATCCGGCCGCGATCGAAGCCTATTTCGCGCCGCTCGGCGCTTCCGAACTCGTGCTGGAGGCTTGA
- a CDS encoding DUF6163 family protein, translated as MPIAGESEMRGQAGMEAPGIDERQGRATRWRVVLVWLLRLISIGWLAKGLLAWAVILGVGMEGQPPFEQRLLSFQAITVYFAVIDLVAAVGLWLTSTWGGVLWLLAAISQLLLGFFFPRLLPITPILIGSYVVLILAYFLATWAAENEAS; from the coding sequence GTGCCGATCGCAGGCGAAAGCGAGATGCGCGGCCAGGCCGGCATGGAGGCCCCCGGCATCGACGAGCGCCAGGGGCGCGCGACCCGCTGGCGCGTTGTGCTGGTCTGGCTTCTGCGGCTGATCTCGATCGGCTGGCTTGCCAAGGGCCTGCTGGCCTGGGCCGTCATTCTCGGAGTCGGGATGGAAGGCCAGCCGCCCTTCGAGCAGCGCCTGCTGAGCTTCCAGGCGATCACCGTCTACTTCGCAGTGATCGATCTCGTCGCTGCGGTCGGCCTGTGGCTGACCAGCACCTGGGGCGGCGTGCTCTGGCTGCTCGCGGCGATCAGCCAGTTGCTGCTCGGGTTCTTCTTCCCCCGCCTGTTGCCGATCACGCCCATTCTGATCGGCAGCTATGTCGTCCTGATCCTGGCCTATTTCCTGGCGACCTGGGCGGCCGAGAACGAAGCGTCCTGA
- the ldtR gene encoding transcriptional regulator LdtR → MKASVKTSAVTKSEEVSLKVKPLYLESLTLVERLHRRLLDVIKDEFERRNRDDVNSVQALLLYNIGDAELSASELRTRGYYLGSNVSYNVKKLVELGYLHHARSRIDRRSVRISLTEKGGEVHNLVKGVYDKHVQTVEQIGGIAPDDFERMNNALLRLERFWTDQIRYKL, encoded by the coding sequence ATGAAAGCGAGTGTCAAGACTTCGGCTGTCACTAAGTCGGAGGAGGTTAGCCTCAAGGTAAAGCCACTTTACCTTGAGTCGCTGACGCTGGTAGAGCGGCTGCATCGCCGCCTTCTCGACGTCATCAAGGACGAGTTCGAACGTCGCAACCGCGACGACGTCAACAGCGTGCAGGCGCTGCTGCTCTACAATATCGGCGATGCCGAGCTCAGTGCCAGCGAACTGCGCACCCGGGGTTACTATCTCGGCTCCAACGTTTCCTACAACGTCAAGAAGCTGGTCGAGCTCGGCTATCTCCACCATGCCCGCTCGCGCATCGACCGACGCTCGGTCCGCATCAGTCTGACCGAGAAGGGCGGCGAGGTGCACAATCTCGTGAAGGGCGTCTACGACAAGCACGTCCAGACGGTCGAGCAGATCGGTGGCATCGCACCCGACGACTTCGAACGCATGAACAACGCGCTACTGCGTCTGGAGCGCTTCTGGACCGATCAGATCCGCTACAAGCTCTGA
- a CDS encoding L,D-transpeptidase family protein, whose amino-acid sequence MSTISLTRRETVLALLSGAATVASVPAFAQQAEWRQNYDAGAGNAVARSHTPMLSPESLQATEAAINAYRDLAARGGWPTVQLGDKMSVGARGPGVVALRQRLVVTGDLDANAGTSNVYDSYVEAGVRRFQSRMGLSTTGAINRATVNAMNVPIDRRIRQLETNVVRLRSWSGNLGNRYVVANIPAAMVETVENGVVATRHAAGVGKIDRQSPLLQTKIPEINFNPTWTVPASIIRKDLIPKMRKEPGYLTESRIRIIGPSGEIPPERVNWNSDEATRYTFRQDPGGDFNSLGVVRINIPSPHGVYMHDTPAKGVFGDDFRFVSSGCMRVQNVKDYVAWLLKETPGWDRAKIDEVIASGERINARISNPVPCYWVYVTAWATPDGGAQFRDDIYNKDGLGPAPVASLQGEQDI is encoded by the coding sequence ATGTCGACGATCAGCCTGACCCGCCGCGAGACCGTGCTGGCCCTGCTTTCGGGCGCTGCGACGGTCGCGAGCGTTCCGGCCTTCGCCCAGCAGGCGGAGTGGCGCCAGAACTACGATGCCGGCGCCGGCAACGCGGTTGCCCGCTCCCACACCCCGATGCTCTCGCCGGAATCCTTGCAGGCGACTGAAGCTGCGATCAACGCCTATCGCGATCTCGCGGCGCGCGGTGGTTGGCCGACGGTCCAGCTCGGCGACAAGATGAGCGTCGGTGCGCGCGGTCCCGGCGTCGTCGCCTTGCGCCAGCGCCTGGTCGTCACCGGCGATCTCGACGCCAATGCCGGCACCAGCAACGTCTATGACTCCTATGTCGAGGCCGGCGTGCGCCGCTTCCAGTCGCGCATGGGCCTCTCGACCACAGGCGCGATCAACCGCGCCACCGTCAATGCGATGAACGTGCCGATCGACCGCCGCATCCGCCAGCTCGAGACCAATGTGGTGCGCCTGCGCTCCTGGTCGGGCAATCTCGGCAACCGCTATGTCGTCGCCAATATCCCCGCTGCGATGGTCGAGACCGTCGAAAACGGCGTCGTCGCGACCCGCCATGCCGCCGGTGTCGGCAAGATCGACCGTCAGTCGCCGCTGCTGCAGACCAAGATCCCCGAGATCAACTTCAACCCGACCTGGACCGTGCCGGCCTCGATCATCCGCAAGGATCTGATCCCGAAGATGCGCAAGGAGCCGGGTTACCTGACCGAGAGCCGCATCCGGATCATCGGCCCCAGCGGCGAGATTCCGCCCGAGCGCGTCAACTGGAACTCTGACGAGGCAACGCGCTACACCTTCCGGCAGGATCCTGGCGGCGATTTCAACTCGCTCGGCGTGGTGCGCATCAACATTCCCAGCCCGCATGGCGTCTACATGCACGACACGCCGGCCAAGGGCGTCTTCGGCGACGATTTCCGCTTCGTCTCCTCTGGCTGCATGCGCGTCCAGAACGTCAAGGACTACGTCGCCTGGCTGCTCAAGGAAACGCCCGGCTGGGACCGCGCCAAGATCGACGAAGTGATCGCGTCCGGTGAGCGCATCAACGCACGCATCAGCAATCCTGTGCCGTGCTACTGGGTCTATGTCACGGCCTGGGCGACGCCCGACGGCGGCGCCCAGTTCCGCGACGACATCTACAACAAGGATGGCCTCGGCCCCGCGCCGGTCGCCTCGCTGCAGGGCGAGCAGGACATCTGA
- a CDS encoding alpha/beta fold hydrolase, producing the protein MKRMNCNGITLAYDSFGEEAAETLLLISGLGTQMIRWADPFCGELAALGYRVIRFDNRDAGYSTSFSQHGAVDFNALASSLMAGQRPPVPYMLADMAGDAVGLLDALSIPQAHVVGRSMGGMIAQVMASEHPSRVLSLTSIMSATGNPDMPSAEPDAMAMMTRPAPDPVSDEAGFLDHSIAFARRIAGAAYPFDEEAGRTLLREEVRRGPSPGGFGRQLAAMAVAGDRRSRLAAIKAPTLVIHGTVDPLFPPACGQDTAASIPNAELMMIEGMGHDLPTLLFRTVAQAIVQTARRSRSSISAV; encoded by the coding sequence ATGAAGCGCATGAACTGCAACGGCATCACACTCGCCTATGACAGCTTCGGCGAGGAGGCGGCGGAAACACTCCTACTCATCTCCGGACTCGGGACGCAGATGATCCGCTGGGCAGATCCCTTTTGCGGGGAACTTGCCGCGCTGGGTTATCGCGTCATCCGGTTCGACAATCGAGATGCTGGCTATTCGACCTCCTTCTCCCAGCACGGAGCCGTGGATTTTAATGCGTTGGCGTCCTCCCTCATGGCGGGGCAGCGGCCACCCGTGCCCTACATGCTCGCCGACATGGCCGGGGATGCAGTTGGGCTGCTCGATGCACTGTCCATCCCGCAGGCCCATGTTGTTGGTCGATCAATGGGTGGGATGATCGCCCAGGTGATGGCGAGCGAGCACCCGTCTCGCGTTCTGTCGCTCACCTCGATCATGTCTGCCACTGGAAACCCGGACATGCCCTCGGCGGAGCCCGACGCCATGGCGATGATGACGCGCCCGGCCCCTGACCCCGTTTCGGACGAGGCGGGCTTCCTTGATCACAGCATTGCCTTCGCACGGCGCATCGCCGGTGCCGCCTATCCGTTCGACGAGGAGGCGGGCCGCACTCTTCTCCGAGAGGAAGTGCGGCGTGGCCCTTCACCCGGTGGGTTCGGGCGGCAACTCGCGGCCATGGCCGTGGCCGGTGACCGCCGTTCGCGGCTGGCAGCGATCAAAGCGCCAACACTCGTCATACACGGGACAGTCGACCCCCTTTTTCCCCCTGCCTGCGGCCAGGACACCGCAGCCTCGATCCCGAATGCCGAACTGATGATGATCGAGGGGATGGGACATGATCTGCCCACATTGCTCTTCCGGACCGTGGCTCAAGCCATCGTGCAAACCGCGCGCCGGTCGCGGTCATCGATATCGGCAGTTTAA
- a CDS encoding GIY-YIG nuclease family protein gives MKREDRKAAVAAYKKREIATGIYAVRCIPTGAVWVGQAPDLSTIQTRLWFTLRLGNNTHRSLQDAWLAHGAEAFTFEIVERLEEEDIEYVRERLLQDRLLHWVKKLQATRI, from the coding sequence ATGAAGCGCGAAGACCGAAAGGCCGCCGTTGCGGCCTACAAGAAGCGAGAAATCGCGACCGGCATCTACGCCGTTCGCTGTATACCAACCGGCGCGGTCTGGGTGGGCCAAGCTCCCGACCTGTCCACGATCCAGACCCGCCTGTGGTTCACCCTGCGGCTCGGCAACAACACGCATCGTTCGCTCCAAGACGCCTGGCTTGCCCATGGGGCGGAGGCGTTCACGTTCGAGATCGTTGAGCGCCTCGAAGAAGAAGACATCGAGTATGTCCGCGAGCGCCTGCTGCAGGACCGCCTGTTGCATTGGGTGAAAAAGCTTCAGGCTACCCGGATCTGA
- a CDS encoding DUF2239 family protein: MSDYLSQPCTAFVGTEQLAAGALIDVALEVKAAEGHRLDASILVFDDASGSVLDLDLRGTTAEIVVRLTERGRREATAAKTQMALDPNAEPRGRGRPKLGVVAREVTLLPRHWEWLSAQPGGASQALRRLVDAARRSDGGQTQTKAAREAAYRFLTALAGDLPGYEGAIRSLFAGEEQDFADRMNAWPPDVRRHALKLATGLGKFPATSRQ, encoded by the coding sequence ATGTCCGACTACCTGTCCCAGCCATGCACTGCCTTCGTTGGCACGGAGCAACTTGCAGCCGGAGCGCTGATCGACGTTGCTCTGGAGGTCAAAGCCGCCGAGGGCCACCGGCTGGACGCATCTATTCTCGTCTTCGACGATGCTTCGGGGTCCGTTTTGGATCTGGACCTACGCGGCACGACCGCCGAAATCGTGGTTCGCCTCACCGAGCGGGGCAGGCGGGAGGCAACGGCGGCCAAGACACAAATGGCGTTGGACCCCAACGCAGAGCCTCGCGGGCGCGGACGACCGAAACTCGGTGTGGTCGCCAGAGAGGTCACGCTGCTGCCTCGACACTGGGAATGGCTCTCCGCTCAGCCCGGAGGAGCGTCCCAAGCTTTGCGGCGCCTCGTTGACGCGGCTCGCCGTTCCGATGGCGGGCAGACCCAAACCAAGGCCGCGCGCGAAGCCGCCTATCGCTTTCTGACCGCGTTGGCGGGTGACCTTCCCGGTTACGAGGGTGCGATCCGGTCGTTGTTCGCGGGCGAGGAACAGGACTTTGCCGACCGCATGAACGCTTGGCCGCCCGACGTGAGACGTCATGCTTTGAAACTGGCGACCGGCTTAGGTAAGTTTCCAGCCACGTCGCGACAGTAA
- a CDS encoding VOC family protein codes for MAKNTICLWFDKEAEVAARFYAETFPDSAVSAVHRAPSDYPSGKEGDVLTVEFTVCGVACLGLNGGPTFTHDEAFSFQIATDDQEETDRYWNAIVGNGGQESACGWCKDRWGLSWQITPRVLTEAMAAGGDEAKRAFEAMMTMSKIDVAAIEAARRG; via the coding sequence ATGGCCAAGAACACGATCTGCCTCTGGTTCGACAAGGAGGCCGAGGTTGCTGCCCGCTTTTATGCCGAGACCTTTCCCGACAGCGCGGTGAGCGCCGTCCACCGCGCTCCCAGCGACTACCCGTCAGGCAAGGAGGGCGACGTGCTGACCGTCGAATTCACGGTTTGCGGGGTCGCTTGCCTCGGTCTCAATGGCGGCCCCACGTTCACGCATGACGAAGCCTTCTCGTTCCAGATCGCCACCGACGACCAGGAGGAGACCGACCGCTACTGGAACGCCATCGTCGGCAATGGCGGCCAGGAGAGCGCGTGCGGCTGGTGCAAGGACAGATGGGGCCTGTCCTGGCAGATCACGCCGCGGGTGCTGACCGAGGCCATGGCGGCCGGCGGCGACGAAGCGAAGCGCGCATTCGAGGCGATGATGACCATGAGCAAAATCGACGTCGCCGCGATCGAGGCGGCGCGGCGCGGGTGA
- the nhaA gene encoding Na+/H+ antiporter NhaA, with translation MEVETEIWPPTRRSPLHVFFESGAAGGVFLFFAAANAMVIANSPLGIAYFAVLSAKIAGLSIQHWINDGLMALFFLVVGLEIKREFIEGQLATWSRRALPAIAALGGMIAPAAIYIAFNLGDAATLRGWAIPAATDIAFALGVLALLGSRVPVSLKIFLTALAILDDLGAIIIIALFYTADLSLVMLGGAGACLVALVALNLGGVKRLLPYLVIGAVLWVFVLKSGIHATLAGVALALTIPLHGRGTESDEPEHSPLHRLEHWLHPYVAYAVIPIFGFANAGVSIAEMSPSLLLQPLPLGIMLGLFLGKQIGVFGFAWIAVKAGFGAMPARASFAQLYGVSLLCGIGFTMSLFIGALAFPGAPELGDATKIGVLVGSVVSALAGAVVLWMAGRPKGA, from the coding sequence ATGGAAGTCGAAACCGAAATCTGGCCGCCGACGCGCCGTTCGCCGCTCCACGTCTTCTTCGAAAGCGGGGCCGCCGGCGGCGTGTTCCTGTTCTTTGCCGCGGCCAATGCGATGGTGATCGCGAATTCGCCGCTCGGCATCGCTTATTTCGCGGTTCTTTCGGCAAAGATCGCCGGTCTCAGCATCCAGCACTGGATCAATGACGGGCTGATGGCATTGTTTTTTCTGGTCGTCGGGCTGGAGATCAAGCGCGAGTTCATCGAGGGCCAGCTTGCGACATGGTCACGCCGCGCCCTGCCGGCGATCGCGGCGTTGGGCGGCATGATCGCTCCGGCCGCGATCTATATCGCGTTCAATCTCGGCGATGCCGCGACCTTGCGCGGCTGGGCCATTCCGGCTGCGACCGACATCGCCTTCGCGCTCGGTGTGCTGGCGCTGCTGGGCTCGCGCGTGCCGGTCTCGCTCAAGATCTTCCTCACCGCGCTGGCGATTCTCGACGATCTCGGCGCCATCATCATCATCGCGCTGTTCTACACAGCTGATCTCTCGCTTGTGATGCTGGGGGGCGCGGGCGCTTGTCTCGTCGCGCTCGTCGCGCTCAATCTGGGCGGGGTGAAGCGGCTGCTGCCCTATCTCGTGATCGGGGCGGTGCTCTGGGTCTTCGTGCTCAAATCGGGGATTCACGCCACACTCGCCGGCGTTGCGCTGGCCCTGACGATCCCTCTGCACGGGCGCGGCACCGAAAGCGACGAGCCGGAGCACTCGCCGCTCCATCGACTGGAGCACTGGCTCCATCCTTACGTCGCCTATGCCGTCATCCCCATCTTCGGCTTTGCCAATGCAGGCGTGTCGATCGCGGAGATGTCGCCCTCGCTGCTGCTGCAGCCCTTGCCGCTCGGCATCATGCTCGGGCTCTTCCTCGGCAAACAGATCGGCGTGTTCGGCTTCGCCTGGATCGCGGTGAAGGCGGGATTCGGCGCCATGCCGGCCAGGGCGTCCTTCGCCCAGCTCTACGGCGTCTCACTGCTCTGCGGCATCGGCTTCACCATGAGCCTGTTCATCGGCGCGCTGGCGTTTCCCGGCGCGCCGGAACTGGGCGACGCAACCAAGATCGGGGTGCTGGTCGGTTCGGTGGTTTCGGCGCTGGCGGGGGCTGTGGTGTTGTGGATGGCGGGCAGACCAAAGGGAGCCTGA
- a CDS encoding MFS transporter, producing MENQIIKTRGPVWRDRRAIALLMAASLTTMANATISPALPGLERLFAGDPNAAMLTRLLVPAPALSVALCAPFAGLLADRFGRRVMLLSGIILFVIAGCAGLVLPDLPTIFASRVALGVAVAMIMTAQTALIGDYFTGADRNAMTGLQISARNFGGLVFISLAGWIATISPRLPFAIYGLAAAFLPLMWIAIVDPIRPAPALDANPVDGAAGHHHWRGLLALLVLLQGLTNMVFFVMPTQLSFFFEAKGYNSAIMTGAALGALMLSGGGFALLYPRIQRMTGYAGIFALAYAAIALGFLMLSLAATAPLSLVACAAIGAGYALASPCFIALALGLAPLRHRGLAGGLLTASIFVGQFCSPLLSTPMVTGYGFDRLFYGIALLLAAMAITAGAAGTIGWLRLRSALASQDMPVSR from the coding sequence ATGGAAAACCAGATCATCAAGACACGCGGCCCGGTATGGCGCGACCGGCGTGCCATCGCTTTGCTGATGGCGGCGTCGCTGACCACGATGGCGAATGCCACGATCAGCCCTGCCCTGCCCGGGCTCGAGCGGTTGTTTGCGGGCGATCCGAACGCGGCGATGCTGACGCGTTTGCTGGTGCCGGCGCCAGCGCTCAGCGTCGCCCTCTGCGCGCCATTCGCGGGGCTCCTAGCCGACCGGTTCGGACGACGCGTGATGCTGCTCTCCGGCATCATCCTGTTCGTAATCGCCGGATGTGCCGGCCTCGTCCTGCCCGACCTGCCGACAATCTTCGCCAGCCGGGTCGCTCTCGGCGTCGCGGTCGCCATGATCATGACGGCGCAGACCGCCCTTATCGGAGATTATTTCACAGGAGCGGACCGAAACGCGATGACGGGGCTACAGATCTCGGCACGCAACTTCGGTGGGCTGGTCTTCATCTCGCTCGCGGGCTGGATCGCGACCATCTCGCCGCGCCTGCCCTTTGCGATCTACGGCCTTGCCGCCGCCTTCCTGCCGCTGATGTGGATTGCGATCGTTGATCCGATCCGGCCGGCTCCGGCGCTCGACGCCAATCCGGTTGACGGCGCTGCAGGACATCATCATTGGCGCGGTCTGCTCGCCTTGCTGGTTCTCCTGCAGGGGCTGACCAACATGGTCTTCTTCGTCATGCCGACGCAATTGTCGTTCTTCTTTGAGGCCAAGGGCTATAACAGCGCGATCATGACCGGCGCGGCGCTTGGCGCCCTGATGCTGTCGGGCGGAGGCTTTGCGCTGCTCTACCCGCGGATCCAACGCATGACCGGCTATGCCGGCATTTTCGCCCTGGCGTATGCCGCGATCGCCCTCGGTTTCCTGATGCTGTCGCTTGCCGCAACTGCGCCGCTTTCGCTTGTGGCGTGCGCGGCGATCGGCGCGGGCTATGCGCTGGCCTCGCCCTGCTTCATCGCGCTGGCACTCGGCCTGGCGCCGCTCCGGCATCGAGGCCTGGCCGGGGGGCTGCTGACCGCCTCCATCTTCGTCGGTCAATTCTGTTCGCCACTGCTGAGCACGCCGATGGTGACCGGCTATGGCTTCGACAGACTGTTTTATGGCATCGCCCTTCTTCTTGCGGCGATGGCGATCACGGCGGGAGCGGCAGGCACCATAGGTTGGCTGCGCCTGCGGTCGGCGCTCGCATCCCAGGACATGCCGGTCTCGCGGTGA
- a CDS encoding helix-turn-helix domain-containing protein yields MSVLDIGEVAERSGVPASTLRYYEEIGLIGSLGRRGLRRQFDADVLLKLSLIGLGKAAGFSLVEIAGMFGENGRPDLPRAQFRIRADELQRQILDLGALRDMLRHIADCPAPTHLECPTFRGLLKAATRGTLVYDASRKGAGSRLKPARRR; encoded by the coding sequence ATGTCGGTTCTGGATATCGGGGAGGTGGCCGAGCGCTCGGGCGTACCGGCCTCGACGCTGCGCTATTACGAGGAGATCGGCCTGATCGGCTCGCTAGGACGGCGCGGATTGCGCCGGCAGTTCGACGCCGACGTGCTCCTGAAATTGTCGCTCATCGGGCTTGGCAAGGCGGCCGGATTCTCGCTGGTCGAGATCGCGGGCATGTTCGGCGAGAACGGCCGGCCCGATCTGCCCCGCGCCCAATTCCGCATCAGGGCGGACGAACTGCAGCGGCAGATCCTCGATCTGGGCGCCCTGCGCGACATGCTCCGCCATATTGCCGATTGTCCGGCGCCGACGCATCTGGAATGCCCGACCTTCCGGGGGCTGCTGAAGGCGGCGACGCGGGGCACCCTCGTCTACGATGCATCCCGGAAGGGAGCCGGAAGCAGGCTGAAGCCGGCGCGGCGGCGCTGA
- the glyA gene encoding serine hydroxymethyltransferase has protein sequence MTEAAAEKHLSNSFFAASLADSDPEIARAIELELGRQRDEIELIASENIVSRAVLEAQGSVMTNKYAEGYPGRRYYGGCQFVDIAEKLAIERACRLFGCSFANVQPNSGSQANQGVFMALMQPGDTFMGLDLAAGGHLTHGAPVNQSGKWFNVVSYGVCVVDQMVDYDALERLAREHKPKVIVAGGSAYARHWDFARFRAIADEVGAYFMVDIAHFAGLVAGGAHPSPFPHAHVVTTTTHKTLRGPRGGMILTNDEALAKKFNSAIFPGIQGGPLMHVIAAKAVSFQEALQPEFKIYARAVVENAKALAETLKTKGFDLVTGGTDNHLMLVDLRSKKVTGKAAEIALGRAHITCNKNGIPFDPEKPMVTSGIRLGTPAATSRGFGVAEFQRVGELIAEVLDGLAANGEAGNGAVEEAVKAKAHELTGRFPIY, from the coding sequence ATGACCGAAGCCGCCGCCGAAAAGCACCTCTCGAACTCGTTCTTCGCGGCCTCGCTCGCCGACAGCGACCCCGAGATCGCGCGCGCCATCGAACTCGAACTCGGTCGCCAGCGCGACGAGATCGAATTGATCGCCTCGGAGAACATCGTCTCGCGCGCCGTGCTCGAAGCGCAGGGCTCGGTGATGACCAACAAATACGCCGAGGGCTATCCGGGCCGGCGCTATTACGGCGGCTGCCAGTTCGTCGACATCGCCGAGAAGCTGGCGATCGAGCGCGCCTGCCGGCTCTTCGGCTGCTCCTTCGCCAACGTCCAGCCGAACTCCGGCAGCCAGGCCAATCAGGGCGTGTTCATGGCCCTGATGCAGCCGGGCGACACCTTCATGGGGCTCGATCTCGCGGCGGGCGGGCATCTGACCCATGGCGCGCCGGTCAACCAGTCCGGCAAATGGTTCAACGTCGTCTCCTACGGCGTCTGCGTCGTCGACCAGATGGTCGACTACGACGCGCTGGAGCGCCTGGCCCGCGAGCACAAGCCCAAGGTCATCGTCGCCGGCGGCTCGGCCTATGCCCGCCATTGGGATTTCGCCCGCTTCCGGGCGATCGCCGACGAGGTCGGTGCATACTTCATGGTCGACATCGCCCATTTCGCCGGGCTTGTCGCCGGCGGCGCGCATCCCTCGCCCTTTCCCCATGCCCATGTCGTCACCACCACGACGCACAAGACCCTGCGCGGTCCGCGCGGTGGCATGATCCTGACCAATGACGAGGCGCTGGCGAAGAAGTTCAACTCGGCGATCTTCCCCGGCATCCAGGGCGGCCCGCTGATGCATGTCATCGCCGCCAAGGCCGTCTCCTTCCAGGAGGCGCTGCAGCCAGAATTCAAGATCTACGCCCGCGCCGTGGTCGAGAACGCAAAAGCCCTGGCCGAGACGCTGAAGACCAAGGGCTTCGACCTCGTCACCGGCGGCACCGACAACCACCTGATGCTGGTCGACCTGCGCTCCAAGAAAGTTACCGGCAAGGCCGCCGAGATCGCGCTCGGCCGCGCCCACATCACCTGCAACAAGAACGGCATCCCCTTCGATCCGGAAAAGCCGATGGTTACCTCCGGCATCCGGCTCGGCACTCCGGCGGCGACCTCGCGCGGTTTCGGCGTGGCCGAATTCCAGCGCGTCGGCGAACTGATCGCAGAGGTCCTCGACGGGCTGGCGGCGAACGGCGAGGCGGGCAACGGCGCCGTCGAGGAGGCAGTCAAGGCCAAGGCGCATGAGTTGACGGGGCGCTTCCCGATCTATTGA
- a CDS encoding PIN domain-containing protein, producing MSDPRIPTEVLVIDANILVSAALGVRTRVTMARVGLQRTLVTSREAASEALLVAQNQRNRTPFALDDLLEILDAIEVIAVEKYEAMIADAAAVLQNAVASRNGSTADAHVLALAWTCESHIWSHDRDFAGTGWPSWSSANLAAALSKEAPASATHP from the coding sequence TTGAGCGATCCGCGCATCCCCACGGAGGTGCTGGTGATCGACGCCAACATCCTGGTCAGCGCGGCTCTGGGGGTGCGTACGCGCGTCACGATGGCGAGGGTCGGGCTGCAGAGGACCTTGGTGACCTCTCGCGAGGCGGCTTCGGAAGCCTTGCTGGTCGCGCAGAACCAACGAAACAGAACGCCTTTTGCGCTGGACGATCTCCTCGAGATTTTAGACGCCATCGAGGTCATCGCCGTCGAAAAATATGAGGCCATGATCGCGGATGCAGCAGCTGTACTTCAAAACGCCGTGGCGTCACGCAATGGTAGCACCGCAGACGCTCATGTCCTGGCGCTGGCTTGGACCTGCGAGTCGCACATCTGGTCTCATGACCGCGACTTCGCCGGCACCGGCTGGCCCTCCTGGTCGAGCGCCAACCTCGCCGCAGCCCTGAGCAAAGAGGCGCCAGCCTCCGCCACGCACCCCTGA